The Dickeya poaceiphila DNA window CGCTTCCACCACTGCTTCGCCGACAATGTGGTGCGCTTCACGGAACGGCACACCTTTGGCAACCAGGTAATCAGCCAGTTCGGTCGCATTGGCATAGCCCTGCTGGGCCGCTTCCTGACAGCGCGGACGTTTCACCTGGATGCCTTCCAGCACCAGCGCCGCCATCAGCAGGCAGTCGTGCCAGGTATCCAATGCGTCGAACAGCCCTTCCTTGTCTTCCTGCATATCTTTGTTGTACGCCAGCGGCAAGCCTTTCAGCGTCACCAACATGCCTGCCAACGCGCCCTGCACCCGACCACACTTGCCCCGAATCAGCTCCAGTGCGTCCGGGTTCTTTTTCTGCGGCATCAACGAAGAACCGGAGGTCACGCGGTCAGACAGTTCGACAAACGCCGCTTCGCCGCTGTTGAAGAAAATCAAATCTTCGGCAAAGCGCGACAGATGCACCATGCCGATGGATGCATCAGACAGCAGTTCCAGCACGTGATCGCGATCAGATACCGTATCCAGACTGTTGCGGGTGGCAGACGCAAAGCCCAGCCAACCAGCCAGTTGTTCACGATCAATCGGATACGCGGTACCTGCCAGCGCGCCGCAGCCCAGTGGGCTGACGTCCAGACGCTTGAGCGTATCTTCAAGACGGCTCTCGTCACGTGCGAGCATTTCATGGTAAGCCAGACACCAGTGAGCGAAGGTCACCGGCTGTGCGCGCTGCAAATGGGTA harbors:
- the argH gene encoding argininosuccinate lyase, translated to MALWGGRFTQAADRRFKQFNDSLRFDYRLAEQDIIGSIGWSKALVTVNVLSAQEQQQLEQALNALLKEVQADPDAILQSDAEDIHSWVEQKLIEKVGDLGKKLHTGRSRNDQVATDLKLWCKAQVSELAQAIRHLRAALVATAEANQDAVMPGYTHLQRAQPVTFAHWCLAYHEMLARDESRLEDTLKRLDVSPLGCGALAGTAYPIDREQLAGWLGFASATRNSLDTVSDRDHVLELLSDASIGMVHLSRFAEDLIFFNSGEAAFVELSDRVTSGSSLMPQKKNPDALELIRGKCGRVQGALAGMLVTLKGLPLAYNKDMQEDKEGLFDALDTWHDCLLMAALVLEGIQVKRPRCQEAAQQGYANATELADYLVAKGVPFREAHHIVGEAVVEAIRQGKALEALSLADLKQFSAVIEDDVYPVLSLQSCLEKRAAQGGVSPQQVARAIADAKRRLA